One Desulfovibrio aminophilus genomic window carries:
- the rpoC gene encoding DNA-directed RNA polymerase subunit beta', which produces MTLDDLFSLRGSPATTLVGRNLKAIQISIASPEKIREWSFGEVKKPETINYRTFKPERDGLFCAKIFGPVKDYECNCGKYKRMKHRGIVCEKCGVEVIASKVRRERMGHIELAAPVAHIWFLKTLPSKIGTLLDITMADLEKVLYFDSYIVLEPGDTPLKRLQVISEDQYLQVIDHYGEDAITVGMGAESIRKLLEAIDLEALRVELRDESQSTRSQTKKKKLTKRLKIVEAFLESGNRPEWMIMEVIPVIPPELRPLVPLDGGRFATSDLNDLYRRVINRNNRLKRLIELGAPEIIIRNEKRMLQEAVDALFDNGRRGRAITGTNGRPLKSLSDMIKGKQGRFRQNLLGKRVDYSGRSVIVVGPSLKLHQCGLPKKMALELFKPFIYAELERREIATTIKSAKKMVEREDLVVWDILEDVVREYPIMLNRAPTLHRLGIQSFEPLLVEGKAIQLHPLVCSAYNADFDGDQMAVHVPLSVEAQIECRVLMMSSNNILSPANGQPIINPSQDIVLGLYYLTTARSFERGEGMVFTAPWEVIAAHNAGILGLHARIKCRIEDKLIETTTGRVIAGEILPDQMPFEAVNTVLNKKNIGRLVSDAYRSAGTKATVILCDRLKALGYEFATRAGVSIGVKDLKIPDRKATLLDDANREVTDIESQYRDGIITRTEKYNKVVDVWTKVTNDVSTEMMKEMSTDVVRDAKSGKEEVNASFNPIYMMATSGARGNQDQMRQLAGMRGLMAKPSGEIIETPITASFREGLSVLQYFISTHGARKGLADTALKTANSGYLTRRLVDVVQDVTVSEIDCGTVDGLEIGHYIKGGEIKQRLAERVLGRITMFDVYDEETGEILVPGNTLIDENYAAKLDTAGVNTVVIRSGLTCKSTHGVCAMCYGRDLARGHLVNVGETVGIIAAQSIGEPGTQLTMRTFHIGGTASRVIEQSSIETQHQGRITFSRMRTVTNTEGHQLVLGKSCQVAVVDEQGREREKYVLPSGARLLVSEGQAVKKSTPIAEWDPFNEPFVSDVTGTVKFTDIIEGKTFQERVDEVTQRATYTIMEYRTTSFRPSLSIVDAKGKPVTRPGSASTAVFPMPVGAILMVKDGDTISAGDIIARKPRESSKTKDIVGGLPRVAELFEVRKPKELAVVSEIDGTVAFGPETKGKRKIVVTPETGEPKEYLIPKGKHITAQEGDFVNAGDQLTEGYPDLHDILKIKGEKALARYLVEEIQDVYRFQGVNINDKHIEVIVRQMLKKVSILDPGDTGFLVGEQVDKQRFMEENQAALVKGLKPATAETLVLGITQASLSTDSFISAASFQETTKVLTEASLQGKADSLRGLKENVIVGRLIPAGTGYRPYVEAEISVPEQPERPDKFLEELEDNPLLVDQEQ; this is translated from the coding sequence ATGACCTTGGACGATCTGTTCAGTCTGCGGGGATCGCCGGCTACCACGCTGGTGGGCCGTAACTTGAAAGCCATCCAGATCTCCATCGCCTCCCCGGAGAAGATCCGGGAGTGGAGCTTCGGCGAGGTCAAGAAGCCGGAGACCATCAACTACCGCACCTTCAAGCCGGAGCGCGACGGCCTGTTCTGCGCCAAGATCTTCGGCCCGGTGAAGGACTACGAGTGCAACTGCGGCAAGTACAAGCGCATGAAGCACCGCGGCATCGTCTGCGAGAAGTGCGGCGTCGAGGTCATCGCCTCCAAGGTGCGCCGCGAGCGCATGGGCCACATCGAGCTGGCCGCGCCCGTGGCCCACATCTGGTTCCTGAAGACCCTGCCCTCCAAGATCGGCACCCTGCTCGACATCACCATGGCCGACCTGGAGAAGGTGCTCTACTTCGACTCCTACATCGTGCTTGAGCCGGGCGACACCCCGCTCAAGCGGCTCCAGGTGATCTCCGAGGACCAGTACCTGCAGGTCATCGACCACTACGGCGAGGACGCCATCACGGTGGGCATGGGCGCCGAGAGCATCCGCAAGCTCCTGGAGGCCATCGACCTGGAGGCCCTGCGCGTCGAACTGCGCGACGAGTCCCAGAGCACCCGCTCCCAGACCAAGAAGAAGAAGCTCACCAAGCGGCTGAAGATCGTGGAGGCCTTCCTGGAGTCCGGGAACCGGCCGGAGTGGATGATCATGGAGGTCATCCCGGTCATTCCGCCCGAGCTGCGTCCCCTGGTCCCCCTGGACGGCGGCCGCTTCGCCACCTCGGACCTGAACGACCTCTACCGCCGCGTCATCAACCGCAACAACCGGTTGAAGCGGCTCATCGAGCTGGGCGCGCCCGAGATCATCATCCGCAACGAGAAGCGGATGCTGCAGGAGGCCGTCGACGCCCTGTTCGACAACGGCCGCCGCGGCCGGGCCATCACCGGCACCAACGGCCGTCCGCTGAAGTCCCTGTCCGACATGATCAAGGGCAAGCAGGGCCGCTTCCGCCAGAACTTGCTCGGCAAGCGCGTGGACTACTCCGGCCGTTCGGTCATCGTGGTCGGCCCGAGCCTCAAGCTCCACCAGTGCGGCCTGCCCAAGAAGATGGCCCTGGAGCTGTTCAAGCCGTTCATCTACGCCGAGTTGGAACGCCGCGAGATCGCCACGACCATCAAGAGCGCCAAGAAGATGGTCGAGCGCGAGGACCTGGTGGTCTGGGACATCCTCGAGGACGTGGTCCGCGAGTACCCGATCATGCTCAACCGCGCCCCGACCCTGCACCGCCTGGGCATCCAGTCCTTCGAGCCGCTGCTCGTCGAGGGCAAGGCCATCCAGCTTCACCCGCTGGTCTGCTCGGCCTACAACGCCGACTTCGACGGCGACCAGATGGCCGTGCACGTGCCCCTGTCCGTGGAGGCGCAGATCGAGTGCCGGGTGCTCATGATGAGCTCCAACAACATCCTCTCGCCGGCCAACGGCCAGCCGATCATCAACCCGAGCCAGGACATCGTGCTCGGTCTGTACTACCTGACCACGGCCCGCAGCTTCGAGCGGGGCGAGGGCATGGTCTTCACCGCGCCCTGGGAGGTCATCGCCGCGCACAACGCGGGCATCCTGGGCCTGCACGCGCGGATCAAGTGCCGCATCGAGGACAAGCTCATCGAGACCACCACCGGCCGCGTCATCGCCGGGGAGATCCTGCCGGACCAGATGCCCTTCGAGGCCGTGAACACGGTCCTGAACAAGAAGAACATCGGCCGCCTCGTCTCCGACGCCTACCGCAGCGCGGGCACCAAGGCCACGGTCATCCTCTGCGACCGGCTCAAGGCCCTGGGCTACGAGTTCGCCACCCGGGCGGGCGTCTCCATCGGCGTCAAGGACCTCAAGATCCCGGACCGCAAGGCCACCCTGCTGGACGACGCCAACCGCGAGGTCACGGACATCGAGAGCCAGTACCGCGACGGCATCATCACCCGCACGGAGAAGTACAACAAGGTCGTGGACGTCTGGACCAAGGTCACCAACGACGTCTCCACGGAGATGATGAAGGAGATGTCCACGGACGTGGTCCGCGACGCCAAATCGGGCAAGGAAGAGGTCAACGCCAGCTTCAACCCGATCTACATGATGGCCACCTCCGGCGCCCGAGGCAACCAGGACCAGATGCGCCAGCTGGCCGGCATGCGCGGCCTCATGGCCAAGCCCTCCGGCGAGATCATCGAGACGCCCATCACGGCCTCCTTCCGCGAGGGCCTCTCGGTTCTGCAGTACTTCATCTCCACGCACGGCGCGCGCAAGGGCTTGGCCGACACCGCGCTCAAGACGGCCAACTCCGGCTACCTGACCCGTCGCCTGGTGGACGTGGTCCAGGACGTGACCGTCTCGGAGATCGACTGCGGCACCGTGGACGGCCTGGAGATCGGCCACTACATCAAGGGCGGCGAGATCAAGCAGCGCCTGGCCGAGCGCGTACTGGGCCGGATCACCATGTTCGACGTCTATGACGAGGAGACGGGCGAGATCCTCGTCCCCGGCAACACCCTCATCGACGAGAACTACGCGGCCAAGCTGGACACGGCGGGCGTGAACACGGTGGTCATCCGCTCGGGCCTTACCTGCAAGAGCACCCACGGCGTCTGCGCCATGTGCTACGGCCGCGACCTGGCCCGCGGGCACCTGGTCAATGTGGGCGAGACGGTCGGCATCATCGCCGCCCAGTCCATCGGCGAGCCCGGCACCCAGCTGACCATGCGCACGTTCCACATCGGCGGTACGGCCAGCCGCGTCATCGAGCAGTCGAGCATCGAGACGCAGCACCAGGGCCGGATCACCTTCTCGCGCATGCGCACGGTCACGAACACCGAAGGCCACCAGCTGGTGCTCGGCAAGAGCTGCCAGGTGGCCGTGGTGGACGAGCAGGGCCGCGAACGCGAGAAGTACGTCCTGCCTTCCGGCGCCCGCCTGCTGGTCAGCGAGGGCCAGGCCGTGAAGAAGAGCACGCCCATCGCCGAGTGGGACCCCTTCAACGAGCCCTTCGTCTCGGACGTGACGGGCACGGTGAAGTTCACCGACATCATCGAGGGCAAGACCTTCCAGGAGCGCGTGGACGAGGTGACCCAGCGGGCCACCTACACCATCATGGAATACCGCACCACGAGCTTCCGTCCCTCGCTGTCCATCGTGGACGCGAAGGGCAAGCCCGTGACCCGTCCCGGCAGCGCCAGCACGGCCGTGTTCCCCATGCCCGTGGGCGCGATCCTCATGGTCAAGGACGGCGATACGATCAGCGCCGGCGACATCATCGCCCGCAAGCCCCGCGAATCCTCCAAGACCAAGGACATCGTCGGCGGTCTCCCGCGCGTGGCCGAGCTCTTCGAGGTGCGCAAGCCCAAGGAGCTGGCCGTGGTCTCGGAGATCGACGGCACCGTGGCCTTCGGCCCGGAGACCAAGGGCAAGCGAAAGATCGTGGTCACCCCCGAGACCGGCGAGCCCAAGGAATACCTCATCCCCAAGGGCAAGCACATCACGGCCCAGGAAGGGGACTTCGTGAACGCCGGCGACCAGCTCACCGAGGGCTACCCGGACCTGCACGACATCCTCAAGATCAAGGGCGAGAAGGCCCTGGCCCGCTACCTCGTGGAGGAGATCCAGGACGTCTACCGCTTCCAGGGCGTGAACATCAACGACAAGCACATCGAGGTCATCGTGCGCCAGATGCTCAAGAAGGTGAGCATCCTTGATCCGGGCGACACGGGCTTCCTCGTGGGCGAGCAGGTGGACAAGCAGCGCTTCATGGAGGAGAACCAGGCCGCCCTGGTCAAGGGCCTCAAGCCCGCCACGGCCGAGACCCTGGTGCTCGGCATCACCCAGGCCTCCCTGTCCACGGACTCGTTCATCTCCGCGGCCTCCTTCCAGGAAACCACCAAGGTCCTGACCGAGGCCTCCCTGCAGGGCAAGGCCGACTCCCTGAGGGGCCTCAAGGAGAACGTCATCGTCGGCCGCCTCATCCCGGCGGGCACCGGCTACCGTCCTTACGTGGAAGCCGAAATCTCCGTGCCCGAGCAGCCGGAGCGGCCGGATAAGTTCCTGGAGGAGCTGGAGGACAACCCCCTGCTCGTGGACCAGGAGCAATAG
- the rpsJ gene encoding 30S ribosomal protein S10 — MASMTSDRIRIKLKAYDYRILDKAVTEIVDTARNTGAAVAGPIPLPTDRHITTVQRSVHVDKKSREQFEMRIHKRLLDILEPTQQTVDALGKLSLPAGVDVEIKL, encoded by the coding sequence ATGGCTTCCATGACGAGCGATCGCATCAGAATCAAGCTCAAGGCCTACGACTACCGCATCCTGGACAAGGCGGTGACCGAAATAGTGGACACCGCGCGCAATACCGGGGCGGCCGTCGCCGGGCCCATTCCGCTGCCCACCGACCGGCACATCACCACGGTTCAGCGGTCGGTGCACGTGGACAAGAAGTCCCGCGAGCAGTTCGAGATGCGCATCCACAAGCGCCTTCTGGACATCCTGGAGCCCACCCAGCAGACCGTGGACGCGCTGGGTAAGCTGTCCCTGCCGGCCGGCGTGGACGTCGAAATCAAGTTGTAG
- the rplC gene encoding 50S ribosomal protein L3: protein MAKTLGILGRKVGMTRIFGNDGSVVPVTVITAGPCPITQIKKTDKEGYEALQVAFGDMPERRVNKPIKGHQAKAGKGFFRHQREFPLESVEGYEVGQELTVDMFKPGEKVKVTGRSRGKGFQGVMKRHNFAGKPASHGVEKVHRSPGSIGSNTEPSRVFKGKRMAGHMGDRRVTILNVEVVDVRPDDNLILVKGQVPGAANGLVMIRKSS, encoded by the coding sequence ATGGCCAAGACGCTTGGAATCCTCGGGCGTAAGGTGGGCATGACCCGGATCTTCGGCAACGACGGCAGCGTCGTTCCCGTGACCGTGATCACCGCCGGGCCTTGCCCGATCACTCAGATCAAAAAGACCGACAAGGAAGGCTACGAGGCCCTCCAGGTGGCCTTCGGCGACATGCCGGAGCGCCGCGTGAATAAGCCGATCAAGGGCCACCAGGCCAAGGCCGGCAAGGGCTTCTTCCGCCATCAGCGCGAATTCCCCCTGGAAAGCGTTGAAGGCTACGAGGTGGGCCAGGAGCTCACCGTGGACATGTTCAAGCCCGGCGAGAAGGTGAAGGTCACCGGCCGTTCGCGCGGCAAGGGCTTCCAGGGCGTCATGAAGCGCCACAACTTCGCCGGCAAGCCCGCGTCCCACGGCGTGGAGAAGGTGCACCGTTCGCCCGGCTCCATCGGCTCCAACACCGAGCCGAGCCGCGTCTTCAAGGGCAAGCGCATGGCCGGCCACATGGGCGACCGCCGCGTGACCATTCTCAACGTCGAGGTCGTGGATGTGCGCCCGGATGACAACCTCATCCTGGTCAAGGGCCAGGTGCCCGGCGCCGCCAACGGCCTGGTGATGATCCGCAAGAGCAGCTAG
- the rpsL gene encoding 30S ribosomal protein S12, translating to MPTINQLIRHERKQILKRKKTPALLECPQRRGVCTRVYTTTPKKPNSALRKVARVRLTNGIEVTAYIPGEGHNLQEHSVVLIRGGRVKDLPGVRYHIVRGTLDTAGVADRRQSRSKYGAKRPK from the coding sequence ATGCCCACCATCAACCAGTTGATTCGCCACGAGCGCAAGCAGATCCTCAAGCGCAAGAAGACCCCCGCGCTGCTTGAGTGTCCCCAGCGCCGCGGCGTGTGCACCCGCGTGTATACGACCACGCCCAAAAAGCCGAACTCGGCCCTGCGCAAGGTCGCCCGCGTGCGCCTGACCAACGGCATCGAGGTCACCGCCTACATTCCGGGCGAGGGCCACAACCTTCAGGAGCACTCCGTGGTCCTGATCCGCGGCGGCCGCGTCAAGGACCTGCCCGGCGTGCGGTACCACATCGTGCGCGGCACCCTGGACACCGCCGGCGTCGCTGACCGTCGTCAGAGCCGTTCCAAGTACGGCGCCAAGCGTCCGAAGTAG
- the fusA gene encoding elongation factor G, with protein sequence MAHIDAGKTTTTERILFYTGVSHKIGEVHDGAATMDWMVQEQERGITITSAATTCFWKDYRINIIDTPGHVDFTMEVERSLRVLDGAVAVFDAVSGVQPQSETVWRQADRYRVPRMAFVNKMDRVGADFYRCMDMIKDRLGAKPVALQLPIGSEDDFIGIVDLLSGKAIIYDKPESLGMEFTVADVPADMQAQYDKYRQELIDAVAEEDEALLEKYLGGEELTPEDIKLGVRKATVGLKICPVVCGTAFRNKGVQPLLDAVVDYLPSPLDVEVMTGTHADTGEEVLCPCEDEKPLAALAFKLMTDPFVGHLTFLRLYSGRIESGATVVNSASGKKERIGRLLKMHANKREEIKEAYAGDIVAAVGLKTVSTGDTLADLKLPVMLESLDIPDPVIEVAIEPKTKADRDLLSQSLAKLTKEDPSFRVKGDEETGQTLIAGMGELHLEIIVDRLLREFNVNANVGAPRVAYRETITKPVKVDVRHVKQTGGRGQYAHVVLEVEPKSDGGYEFVDEIKGGIIPKEYIPAVDRGIQDALKNGVLAGFPMVDVRAKLVFGSFHDVDSSEQAFYVCGSMAIKEACNKAAPALLEPIMGVEVVTPEEYLGDVMGDLNGRRGRVSNLEARANAQVIKANVPLSTMFGYATDLRSKTQGRATFTMQFDHYEQVPASIAEEVIKKK encoded by the coding sequence ATGGCCCACATCGATGCCGGCAAGACGACCACGACTGAGCGCATCCTGTTCTACACCGGGGTGTCGCACAAGATCGGCGAGGTCCATGACGGCGCGGCCACCATGGACTGGATGGTTCAGGAACAGGAACGCGGCATCACCATCACTTCCGCCGCCACCACCTGCTTCTGGAAGGACTACCGCATCAACATCATCGACACCCCCGGCCACGTGGACTTCACCATGGAGGTGGAGCGTTCCCTGCGCGTCCTGGACGGCGCCGTGGCCGTGTTCGACGCAGTGTCCGGCGTGCAGCCGCAGTCCGAGACGGTCTGGCGCCAGGCCGACCGCTACCGCGTCCCGCGCATGGCCTTCGTGAACAAGATGGACCGGGTGGGCGCGGACTTCTACCGCTGCATGGACATGATCAAGGACCGCCTGGGCGCCAAGCCCGTGGCCCTGCAGCTGCCCATCGGCAGCGAGGACGACTTCATCGGCATCGTGGACCTGCTCTCGGGCAAGGCCATCATCTATGACAAGCCGGAGAGCCTGGGCATGGAGTTCACCGTCGCGGACGTGCCGGCGGACATGCAGGCCCAGTACGACAAGTACCGCCAGGAGCTGATCGACGCGGTGGCCGAGGAAGACGAGGCCCTGCTGGAGAAGTACCTGGGCGGCGAAGAGCTCACTCCCGAAGACATCAAGCTCGGCGTGCGCAAGGCCACCGTCGGCCTGAAGATCTGTCCGGTGGTCTGCGGCACGGCCTTCCGCAACAAGGGCGTGCAGCCCCTGCTGGACGCCGTGGTGGACTACCTCCCGTCGCCCCTGGACGTCGAGGTCATGACCGGCACGCATGCCGACACCGGCGAAGAGGTCCTGTGTCCCTGCGAGGACGAGAAGCCCCTGGCGGCCCTGGCCTTCAAGCTCATGACCGACCCCTTCGTCGGCCACCTGACCTTCCTGCGCCTCTACTCCGGCCGCATCGAATCCGGCGCCACGGTGGTCAACTCGGCCTCCGGCAAGAAGGAGCGCATCGGCCGCCTGCTCAAGATGCACGCCAACAAGCGTGAGGAGATCAAGGAGGCCTATGCGGGCGACATCGTCGCCGCCGTGGGCCTGAAGACCGTCTCCACCGGCGACACCCTGGCCGACCTCAAGCTGCCGGTCATGCTGGAGTCCCTGGACATCCCCGATCCGGTCATCGAAGTGGCCATCGAGCCCAAGACCAAGGCCGACCGCGACCTGCTCTCCCAGAGCCTGGCCAAGCTGACCAAGGAGGACCCCTCCTTCCGGGTCAAGGGCGACGAGGAGACCGGCCAGACGCTCATCGCCGGCATGGGTGAGCTGCACCTGGAGATCATCGTCGACCGCCTGCTGCGCGAGTTCAACGTGAACGCCAACGTGGGCGCGCCCCGCGTGGCCTACCGCGAAACCATCACCAAGCCGGTGAAGGTGGACGTGCGGCACGTCAAGCAGACCGGCGGCCGCGGCCAGTACGCCCACGTGGTGCTCGAGGTCGAACCCAAGAGCGACGGCGGCTACGAGTTCGTGGACGAGATCAAGGGCGGCATCATCCCTAAGGAATACATCCCCGCCGTGGACCGCGGCATCCAGGACGCCCTGAAGAACGGCGTCCTCGCCGGGTTCCCCATGGTCGACGTGCGGGCCAAGCTGGTGTTCGGTTCGTTCCACGACGTGGACTCCAGCGAGCAGGCGTTCTACGTCTGCGGCTCCATGGCCATCAAGGAGGCCTGCAACAAGGCCGCCCCGGCGCTGCTGGAGCCGATCATGGGTGTCGAGGTCGTCACGCCCGAGGAATACCTGGGCGACGTGATGGGCGACCTGAACGGTCGTCGCGGCCGCGTGAGCAACCTTGAGGCCCGGGCCAACGCCCAGGTAATCAAGGCCAACGTGCCGCTGTCCACCATGTTCGGGTACGCCACGGACCTGCGGTCCAAGACTCAGGGCCGGGCCACCTTCACCATGCAGTTCGACCACTACGAGCAGGTGCCCGCGAGCATCGCCGAAGAGGTCATCAAGAAGAAGTGA
- the rpsG gene encoding 30S ribosomal protein S7, translating into MPRKGPVAKRHVLPDPVYGSRLAAKFINRLMLQGKKSTAERIFYQALDNLGEKANEDALKAFEKAVDNVKPYVEVKSRRVGGATYQVPVEVRPDRQIALAIRWLINYARGRGEKGMVARLSGELVDAFNNRGGAVKKREDVHKMAEANKAFAHYRW; encoded by the coding sequence ATGCCCCGCAAAGGTCCCGTGGCCAAGCGCCACGTCCTTCCTGATCCTGTCTACGGCAGCCGTCTCGCCGCCAAGTTCATCAACCGCCTCATGCTCCAGGGCAAGAAGAGCACGGCGGAGCGTATTTTCTACCAGGCTCTGGACAACCTTGGTGAAAAGGCCAACGAGGACGCCCTCAAGGCGTTCGAGAAGGCCGTGGACAACGTGAAGCCCTACGTGGAGGTCAAGTCCCGCCGCGTGGGCGGCGCCACCTACCAGGTGCCCGTCGAAGTCCGTCCCGACCGCCAGATCGCCCTGGCCATCCGTTGGCTCATCAACTACGCCCGTGGGCGCGGCGAGAAGGGCATGGTCGCCCGTCTTTCCGGTGAGCTGGTCGACGCCTTCAACAACCGTGGCGGCGCCGTGAAAAAGCGCGAAGACGTCCACAAGATGGCCGAGGCCAACAAAGCCTTCGCCCACTACCGCTGGTAG